AAAACATTCGGTGGCCTACAAAGACAGTATCATCATGACAGACGGTGACATAGTCTTTCAGCTTTCATTGAAATAAATCTGTATCTTCTATTTTCTCCTCAGTTGAACTGAACATGGCGACATACTTTCATGCTACACCAAGTGTTGAGGGCAGAACTGTTGCTCTGGGCATCAAGGGCTTTGATTACTACCTATCTTGCCGCAAGGACGGTGCCGAGCCGACTTTGCATCTGGAGGTAAAACTAATCACTTATGACATGAATCTCACATAAAGATAATACACTTTCTAGTGCTCTTAAACTGTAAAGGTACTGTAAACGTAATGAGCTTATGAGTTCTTCCTGACCAATCCTCCTTCATGTTTTCCCTCCTCAGTCGGTTGACAAAGCCAGTCTGGCGACGATCAGCTCGGACAGCGACATGGTGCGATTTCTCTTCTACAAACAGATCAGCGGTGTGAACGTCAGCACCCTCATGTCCGTCGCTCACCCTGGCTGGTACATCAGCACAGCAGCAGATACGGACAACATGCCCGTGGAAATGTGCCAAGAGTCCGCCAACCGCTACCGAACCTTCAACATCCGAGAGATAGCAGAGACTGGATCTACATCTGGGGGTCAAgcttaatccttttttttttaaaaaaagaaaagattttggcACTGAGTAGAGTGTAATATATACTGCACTTCAGCTAGTTTGATTCCAATTTCGTTGTAAGTACCAATGTCTGTGACAAAGACTTCTGCAAGTATTACAGAGCATCCTATTACTGTATGTACCAAGTACAGAGAGTAACATGCTTGGTGTATTGACATAAGTCAAGTTTCACCAATAGGTGGCACCATTGTGCTGTCTGGTGAGCACCTGTGTATTTATTGTGCTGAATGACATGACTCACTGTTAATGCTtttatctattaatttatttatctatttatgcACCATTTtagcatatatatttatttgaaaatctgCTTACTAATAAttgtttatatttgatatttaataacGCCTCATAACTTATTTGGATTTGTGTTTTACATGCTCACT
This genomic interval from Plectropomus leopardus isolate mb unplaced genomic scaffold, YSFRI_Pleo_2.0 unplaced_scaffold27255, whole genome shotgun sequence contains the following:
- the LOC121937721 gene encoding interleukin-1 beta-like, with the protein product MATYFHATPSVEGRTVALGIKGFDYYLSCRKDGAEPTLHLESVDKASLATISSDSDMVRFLFYKQISGVNVSTLMSVAHPGWYISTAADTDNMPVEMCQESANRYRTFNIREIAETGSTSGGQA